CCCGCACCTTCCACATGGAGGCCGGCAACCGCTGCTTCGACGACCGGGTTCCCGAGGAGGTCAACCGGAGGGTCATCGACCACGCCAGCGACGTGCTCATGCCGTACACCGAACGCAGCCGGGCCAACCTGCTGCGGGAGGGGATCGGCCCCGATCGCGTGCTGGTCACCGGCAACCCGATCAAAGAGGTCCTCGACCGGCATGCCGCGGGCGTGGCCCGGTCGACCGTGCTGGCCGACCTCGGCCTCGACGCCCATGGCTACTTGCTAGTCACGACCCACCGCCAGGAGACCGTCGACGTGCCCGCCCGCCTGGCCCGGCTGGTGGAGGCCGTCAACGTGGTGGCGGCCAAGCTGGGGATGCCCACGGTCGTCAGCCTCCATCCCCGGGCCCGGGCCCGGCTGGCCGAGGCGGGCCTGGCCTTCGACACGGCCGGCATCACCGTTCACGAGCCGTTCGACTTCTTCGACTTCGTCCACCTCGAACAGCACGCCCGCTGCGTGCTCACCGACAGCGGCACCGTCCAGGAGGAGTGCTGCCTCTTCGGCGTGCCCGTGGTCACCCTGCGGGGCACGACCGAACGCCCCGAGACGGTCGAGTGCGGCAGCAACGTGCTGGCCGGGGTGGAACCCGACGCCGTGCTCCGGTGCGCCAACATCGCCCTCTCGTCGCCGCCCAGGTGGTCGCCACCCCCCGAGTACCTAGTCCCCGACGTCAGCGCCACGGTGGCCAAGATCGTCCTCGGTCGGTGAGGGCGGACAACCGGCCCCGGTCCGGCGTAGACCAGGTGTGACGATCCGACTGCCATGAGGAGGGAACCGTGGGCTTGAACCTGAACAGCGTGATGTTGGGCTCGGAGGACTCGAAGGCTCTGGCCGAGTTCTACGGCAAGGTGCTGGGGGCGCCCAACCCGCAGTGGAGCGACGAGGCCAACGGGTGGTTCGGCTTCGGGGTGGGCGACAGTGGGCTGGCCATCGGTCCCCACAGCGACGTGAAGGGCCGGAACACCCAGCCCGGGCGCATCATGTTCAACCTGGCCACGCCCGACGTGACCGGCGAGTTCGAGCGCATCAAGGCCCTCGGGGCCGAGGTGGTGGCCGAGCCCTACTCCCCGGGCGACGGCATGCTGCTGGCCACCTTCGCCGACCCCGACGGCAACTACTTCCAGCTCGCCACCCCCTGGGAGCCCGAGAAGGCGTAGGGCTCGGGCTGCGCCCGCCCGGCCTTGGCGGGGGCATCGCCGGTGGCCCCGCAAGGTTCGGGTAACGTGGTGGCGAGACGGTCCCGCCGGGGCCTTCCAGGTCGAGTGCAAGGCGCCGAGTAAAAGTACTTGTCGCCGGTTTCCCGCTTTCGAGGCGTGCGGCCGCAGCATCAACGGCCATCTGTTCGCATCGAAAGGTCTCACCCTTGCCTACCACCCCACGCGCCGGCGGCCGGTCCCGCCCAGGCAACCGCCGTCGTCCCCAGGCGCCCGCCGCCCGCCGCCCGAAGCCGGTCGCGCCCGTCGAGCGCACCCCCCAGTACGAGGTCGCCCCCGAGCGCCCGCTGGCGGCCACCTTCTCGGAGCTGGGCGTGCCTGCTCCCGTAGTCGCGGCGCTCGCCCGCGCCGGCTGCCACGCGCCGCTGCCCATCCAGTCCTCGGCTATCCCGACCGCACTGGCGGGGCGCGACGTGCTCGGCCGCGGTCGCACGGGCAGCGGCAAGACGGTTGCCTTCGCGGTGCCGACCGTCCTCAAGGTGGCGGCCTCGGCCGAGGCCCGCCGGCCGGGCCATCCCCGTGCCCTCGTGCTGGTGCCCACCCGGGAACTGGCCGCCCAGGTAGTGGCCACCATCGCCCCGCTGGGCCGGGCCATGGGCCTGCGCACAGCCAAGGTCCACGGCGGGGTCGGCCAGGCCCCCCAGGTCACGGCCCTCCGCCAGGGGGCCGACATCGTCGTAGCCACGCCTGGCCGCCTCGAGGACCTCATCGCCCAGCGCCAGTGCAGCTTGGCCTCGGTCGAGGTGACCGTGCTCGACGAGGCCGATCACCTGGCCGACCTCGGGTTCCTACCGGCCGTCAGGCGCCTGCTCGACCAGACCCCGGCGACAGGCCAGCGCCTGCTGTTCTCGGCCACCCTCGACCAGGCCGTCGGGTCCCTCGTGGGCCGCTACCTGTCCAGGCCCCTCGTCCACTCGGTCGACCCCGAGGTCTCCACTCCCCCCGAACTGGAGCACTACGCGTTCACAGTCTCCCCGTCGGACAAGTCGGCGGTGGTACGGGAACTGGCCTCGGGCCTTGAGCGGAGCCTGCTGTTCACCCGGACCAAGCACGCGGCCAAGAAGCTGGCCCGCGACCTCACCCAGTTCGGTATCCCTGCCGTCGACCTGCACGGCAACCTGTCCCAGGCCCAGCGGGACCGCAACCTGGCCTCGTTCACCGGGGGCGGCGCCCGGGTGCTGGTGGCCACTGACATCGCCGCTCGCGGCATCCACGTCGACGACGTCGCCCTGGTGGTGCACGTCGACCCGCCGACCGAGCACAAGGCCTACCTCCACCGGTCCGGGCGTACCGCCCGGGCCGGGGCGCGCGGCTCGGTCGTGACGGTGGTGCTGCCCGACCAGGTGGGCGACGTGGCCGCCATGGTCCGCCAGGCGGGGATCCGTCCGGCCCAGTCCCGCGTGGGCCCGGGGGCGCCCGAGACCCTGGCCCTCACCGGCCCCCCCGCCCGGCTCGTGCCCGCCCCCGCGCCGGCCCCGGCGGCCGGTCCGCCCAGGTCGGGCAGGCCTCAACGGGGGGCTCCGGCCGGGCCCCCCCGGCGCCGTCGCCGGTGACCGAGGACGGCGGGGGGAGCTACTCTCGTCTCAAGCCCAGTTCCTTGGGAGACGCCTCGGCCCGCGAGATGCCGTCGGTGCCTCTTCTGAGCAGCGCACCCGAGGAGAACCGATGACGCCGAGCCCGACCCTGCGAGATGTCCCCTTCGATGGAGACGAGGTGGCCCGCCAGCGGCGACGGCGGGCCGAGGGCCACCTCAACCGCCCGGTGGCGGGCTTCGACATGACCCTGAACGACGTTCTGCGGTCGGTCGTGGCGGCCACTCACGAGAGTGCCGGTCCCCTCGACGTGGAGGCCTTCCTCCGGGAGCGGGGCCACGCGTGGCAGACCGTGGAGATGGTGCAGGTCTGCCTGAAGTTCGTCGACCTTCAGGAGGAGGAGCGCAATGGCCCCCGATAAGACCGACATCGATGAGCAGGCGTTGGAGCTGCGCGGCAAGTCGAAGGGGTTCGGCAAGATCTCCGAAGCCCTGGGCCTACCGCGCCCCAACGACGCCAACGAGGCCTTCAACCGGGCCCTTCGACGCCGCTCGCCTGACGAGCAGGTGAAGATCCGCCAGCAGGAGAACGCCCGCCTCGACCTGCTGGCCCGGTCGGTCAGCGCCGACAGCGTCCGCACCCAGGACGAGATCGACAAGCGGCTGCGGGCCATCGACCGCCTCCGCAACCGCCTCATGGCGGAATGAACCCGGGGTAAATAGGTCTTTCGACCCTGGCGCCTCGGGCCGGGCTGGCTCAAGATCGGTCCATGGCGAAACGAGGCGTGGTGCCCAACATCCCGAGCATCCCCGTCCTGGTCACAGCAGCGGTCTCCACCCTGGTGATCGTGGGGGGAGCCCTCCTGGGGGCGAGCGCCACCGTGATCGTGGCCTGCGGTGGGCTCGGCTTCGGGGCCGTCCTGGCCGCCGGTCGCCGGGACAGCGCCGGCCTCCGGCCCCCCGTGGCTCCCCTGACGTCGTTCACCGCGGAGGTGACTGTGCTGGCCCCCCGGGCCGCGGACCTGGCGGCGTGGCCGGCCGCAGGCACAGAGGCGGCTTGATGTTCGGGGCCGGGTTGGTGGAGAGCCAGCAGGGGGACGAGCGACTGGTGGTGACCAAGGCCGTGGTGCCGGCCGGGCTCTTGGAGGGAGCCCGGCCGGTGCCCGCACCGCCACAGGCGGCCGGGCGGGAGCGCGGCGAGGTCTCCGACGCCGTGGCCGACGGCTTCTTCGTGGAGTGGCAGATAGGGTCGAGGGCCGGAGGTCCGGCGTCACCGTAACGACGGCCCGCCGGGCATGATCTAAGCCTCCTGCCACCTACGGAGGTGCGAGATGAGTGACGCCGCAACCGGTCGTCCCCGCTGGCTGATGCCGGCCCTGGTCGGGGCTCTGGCCCTACTGGTGGCGGTGGCCGCCGTGGTCCTCCTCACGAGGAACGGGGAGGGCGACGGAGCCCAGCCCGCGCCCACGTCGACCACCACCGGCGAACCGGGCCCGACCTCGACCGCGCCGGTCACCACCGGGCCCGGCGGCACGGCCGCGCCCACCACCGCTCCTGCGACCACCGCTCCGCCCGCCGGCGACCTCAGCTCGGCGGTGTGGCCCGTGGCGTCGGGGCCCACCCGGTTCTCGGCGCCAGTCGACGCCGCCCGTAGCTTCGCCGTCGACTTCGTGGGGTTCACCGACCCGGTGGTGGGGACGTTCCGGGCGGGTGACAGCCGCTCGGGCGAGGTCGACGTCCGGCCCCGGGCCACCGGCCCGGTGACCACCGTGCTCCTACGCCAGCTCGGCAATGACGGGTCGTGGTGGGTGATCGGCTCGGCCACCCCCAACATCCGCGTGCAGGACCCGTCGGCGCTCGACACCATCGCCAGCCCGGCCCGCCTACGGGGTACGAGCACCGCCTTCGAGGCCACGGTGAACGTCGAGGTCCGCGAGGACGGCAACCGCCAGCCTCTGGGCAGCGGGTTCGTCATGGGCGGTTCGATGGGCGACCTCGGGCCCTTCGACGGCACCGTGACCTTCACGAGCCCGAGGGCCGCGGCCGGAGCGGTGGTCTTGCTCACCCGGTCTGCTGAGGACGGCCGGGTCTGGGAGGCGTCGGTGGTGAGGGTCCGGTTCGGCTCGTGCGGTCCGGCTCCCAGCCGGCCCACGGCCGGGGCCGGCCAGATGGTGGTCACCGTCTACTTCAGCTGCGGCGACTCGGCGGGCACGGTGGCCGCCTACCGGGTGGTCCCGCAGTCGGCGGGGGTGTTGCGGGCCCCGCTCGAGCAGCTACTGGCCGGGCCCACGGCCACCGAACGGGCGGCCGGGCTCAGCTCGTTCTTCTCATCGGCTACCGCCGGGATGGTGACAGGCGTCAACGTCCGTCCCGACGGGTCGGCCGTCGTCGACTTCGCCGACCTGCGACCGGTGATCCCCAACGCCAGCACCAGCGCCGGCTCGCGGGTGCTGCTCGAACAGCTCGACGCCACCGTCTTCCAGTTCGCCTCGGTCCGCAATGTGACCTACCGCATCGCCGGCAACTGCCAGGCCTTCACCGAGTGGCTCCAGTTCGGCGGGTGCGACCCCCGGACGCGATGAACGGGGGCGGCCGCCGCCGCCCCCGTTCGGTGTGAGCTGGACCGCCCGGGTCAGAACCCGGTGGTCTGGCCGGTCACGTACATGTGCTTGTTGCGGGTGCCTCGGCACGGGCTGCAACCAGGCGTGTAGTACCAGTTGTCGAACACCGCGTTGGCGAAGAACGCCACCCGCTGAGGCACGTACAGCGGGAGGATGGGAAGGTCCTCGGCCACGATGCGCTGCATCTCGACCAGGATGTTCCTGCGCTCGGCCTCGTTGAGCGCCACCAGTTGCTTGGCCGCCAGGTCGGCGAAGGTCGGGTTGTTGTAGCCGATGGCCCGGCTGAACGACGTGCTGTTGCGCGGGGCGGCGTAGCGGTTGCGCAGCGAGTCGGCGTCCCCGGCGATCCCGCCGTAGCCGACGAGGGCCAGCGTGTAGTTGCCCTGGCCGGCGTTGGTGTCGGCTGCCGACCGGTCGAGCACCTGGATGTCGACGTCGATGCCGACCTCGCGCAGGTACTCCTTGATGAGCTCGGACGACTTCGGGTCGAAGCGGTTGCTGGCCTGGAGCTCCTGCACGAACCGGCTCCCGTCGGGGTTCTCCCGGATGCCGTCACCGTTGGTGTCCCGCAGGCCGATCTCGTCGAGAAGGGTACGGGCGCGGGCCACGTTGCGCTCGTAGGTGGGCAGGCCGGGCGCCAGCATCTGGTGGTCGGGGGCGAGCCCGACGACGCTGGCGGGCACACCCCGGCCCAGCAGGAGGCGGTCGACCATGTCCGGGCGGTCGATGGCGTAGGCCAGGGCGTGGCGGAACCGCTTGTCGTCGTAAGGGAAGCCCTTGGCGATGTTGATGTGCAGGGCCAGGTTCCAGTCGCCCGCTCCTTCCAGCTTGCCGAAGCGGGGGTCGTTCTCGAAGGCCCTCAGCTGCTCCTCCGGAGCGGGGTCCTCGGAGAGCTCGGCGGCGTCGATCTCACCCCGCTGCAGGGCGAGCAACTCGTCGGGGGCGGGGACGAACTCCAGGCGCTTGATGTAGGGCACGCCCAGGTGGAACTCCTCGTTGGCCACGTAGAGGTAGCTGCCCGATGCCTCGTCGAAGGTCTGCAGCTTGTAGGGCCCGGACCCGATCAGGGCCTTGGCATCGCGGTAGCGGGCGGGGTCGCTGACTGTCGACCACACGTGGCGGGGGATGATGAACGCCCGCATGGCCACCGACTGCTCGAACACGGCCGAGGGCGTGTTGAGGCGGATGATCACCGTGCTGGGCGCCTCGGTCACGATCTCTTTGAAGTCGAAGCGCACGCCGCCGGCGGCCGCCCCGTCACCGGATGTCAGG
This window of the Actinomycetota bacterium genome carries:
- the wecB gene encoding UDP-N-acetylglucosamine 2-epimerase (non-hydrolyzing); the protein is MKVLTLLGTRPEIIRLSCVVERLDALCDHVLVHTGQNYEPALSDVFFEQLGVRAPDHSLGVRAGTFGERVGRILAATEAVLRAERPDRLLVLGDTDSGLATIVAKRMGARTFHMEAGNRCFDDRVPEEVNRRVIDHASDVLMPYTERSRANLLREGIGPDRVLVTGNPIKEVLDRHAAGVARSTVLADLGLDAHGYLLVTTHRQETVDVPARLARLVEAVNVVAAKLGMPTVVSLHPRARARLAEAGLAFDTAGITVHEPFDFFDFVHLEQHARCVLTDSGTVQEECCLFGVPVVTLRGTTERPETVECGSNVLAGVEPDAVLRCANIALSSPPRWSPPPEYLVPDVSATVAKIVLGR
- a CDS encoding VOC family protein, with product MGLNLNSVMLGSEDSKALAEFYGKVLGAPNPQWSDEANGWFGFGVGDSGLAIGPHSDVKGRNTQPGRIMFNLATPDVTGEFERIKALGAEVVAEPYSPGDGMLLATFADPDGNYFQLATPWEPEKA
- a CDS encoding DEAD/DEAH box helicase, encoding MPTTPRAGGRSRPGNRRRPQAPAARRPKPVAPVERTPQYEVAPERPLAATFSELGVPAPVVAALARAGCHAPLPIQSSAIPTALAGRDVLGRGRTGSGKTVAFAVPTVLKVAASAEARRPGHPRALVLVPTRELAAQVVATIAPLGRAMGLRTAKVHGGVGQAPQVTALRQGADIVVATPGRLEDLIAQRQCSLASVEVTVLDEADHLADLGFLPAVRRLLDQTPATGQRLLFSATLDQAVGSLVGRYLSRPLVHSVDPEVSTPPELEHYAFTVSPSDKSAVVRELASGLERSLLFTRTKHAAKKLARDLTQFGIPAVDLHGNLSQAQRDRNLASFTGGGARVLVATDIAARGIHVDDVALVVHVDPPTEHKAYLHRSGRTARAGARGSVVTVVLPDQVGDVAAMVRQAGIRPAQSRVGPGAPETLALTGPPARLVPAPAPAPAAGPPRSGRPQRGAPAGPPRRRRR
- a CDS encoding Gmad2 immunoglobulin-like domain-containing protein, which translates into the protein MSDAATGRPRWLMPALVGALALLVAVAAVVLLTRNGEGDGAQPAPTSTTTGEPGPTSTAPVTTGPGGTAAPTTAPATTAPPAGDLSSAVWPVASGPTRFSAPVDAARSFAVDFVGFTDPVVGTFRAGDSRSGEVDVRPRATGPVTTVLLRQLGNDGSWWVIGSATPNIRVQDPSALDTIASPARLRGTSTAFEATVNVEVREDGNRQPLGSGFVMGGSMGDLGPFDGTVTFTSPRAAAGAVVLLTRSAEDGRVWEASVVRVRFGSCGPAPSRPTAGAGQMVVTVYFSCGDSAGTVAAYRVVPQSAGVLRAPLEQLLAGPTATERAAGLSSFFSSATAGMVTGVNVRPDGSAVVDFADLRPVIPNASTSAGSRVLLEQLDATVFQFASVRNVTYRIAGNCQAFTEWLQFGGCDPRTR
- a CDS encoding ABC transporter substrate-binding protein; amino-acid sequence: MRTTRRRRTWAKRVALATVALTVLGACASDDGGSPAGQAPERPTSVERVRLAGGDFGYPTPFAYVRGPGMIQTGYIFDTLLWQDSTGKPIPWLATAWSSSPDGLEWRFTIRDNVKWHDGQPLTLDDIKFTFEYLTSGDGAAAGGVRFDFKEIVTEAPSTVIIRLNTPSAVFEQSVAMRAFIIPRHVWSTVSDPARYRDAKALIGSGPYKLQTFDEASGSYLYVANEEFHLGVPYIKRLEFVPAPDELLALQRGEIDAAELSEDPAPEEQLRAFENDPRFGKLEGAGDWNLALHINIAKGFPYDDKRFRHALAYAIDRPDMVDRLLLGRGVPASVVGLAPDHQMLAPGLPTYERNVARARTLLDEIGLRDTNGDGIRENPDGSRFVQELQASNRFDPKSSELIKEYLREVGIDVDIQVLDRSAADTNAGQGNYTLALVGYGGIAGDADSLRNRYAAPRNSTSFSRAIGYNNPTFADLAAKQLVALNEAERRNILVEMQRIVAEDLPILPLYVPQRVAFFANAVFDNWYYTPGCSPCRGTRNKHMYVTGQTTGF